From Myxococcus guangdongensis, the proteins below share one genomic window:
- a CDS encoding MFS transporter: MRALRLPHLSSLRAFEHPGYLAVWLGALISNIGTWMETVAMGVYVTQETGRAEWTGGIVALAFLPSVILSPLGGALADRFDRRVYVALGIAVQLVLAAVLTVLAFIGELTVPIVGVVTLLNGCASTLTNPAFSAMLAELVPPRDLHSAMSLNSAQYNLGRIMGPLLAALVLQMGGASWALLINTLSFVASLIALSRVTLPSRDTPRTQESLWAGITRGVSVARADEDIWRVLWGTLFVAALVAPFIGLVPVFAINVFGQGAAATSLLVACQGAGAVVAAVVVGTLADALGHRKLLGFAAMSIGVVSALYWMSPTLTVAAAVIFLLGANYLTLMSGLHAFATSRVPRDMQARVSSLYSMVLGGGYAAGVWALGALSDRVGVRFVTVTASVIFLALVLTLRLLSPRSFDDSRA, from the coding sequence GTGCGCGCACTTCGACTGCCCCATCTCTCTTCGCTTCGCGCCTTCGAACACCCCGGCTATCTCGCGGTCTGGCTGGGCGCCCTCATCTCCAACATCGGTACCTGGATGGAGACGGTGGCGATGGGCGTGTACGTCACGCAGGAGACGGGTCGCGCCGAATGGACCGGCGGCATCGTCGCCCTCGCCTTCCTCCCCTCGGTCATCCTGTCACCGCTCGGCGGCGCGCTCGCGGACCGGTTCGACCGCCGCGTCTACGTGGCGTTGGGCATCGCCGTGCAACTGGTGCTGGCTGCGGTGCTCACCGTGCTCGCCTTCATCGGTGAGCTCACCGTCCCCATCGTCGGCGTCGTCACGCTGCTCAACGGCTGCGCGAGCACGCTGACGAACCCGGCCTTCTCCGCGATGCTCGCGGAGCTCGTCCCTCCCCGCGACTTGCACAGCGCCATGAGCCTCAACTCGGCGCAGTACAACCTGGGGCGCATCATGGGACCGCTGCTCGCGGCGCTGGTGCTCCAGATGGGCGGCGCGTCGTGGGCCCTGCTCATCAACACGCTGTCCTTCGTCGCGAGCCTCATCGCCCTGTCCCGCGTGACGCTGCCCTCTCGTGACACGCCGCGCACACAGGAGAGCCTGTGGGCCGGCATCACCCGAGGCGTCTCCGTGGCCCGCGCCGACGAGGACATCTGGCGCGTGCTCTGGGGCACGCTGTTCGTCGCCGCGCTCGTGGCGCCGTTCATCGGCCTGGTGCCCGTCTTCGCCATCAACGTCTTCGGCCAGGGCGCCGCCGCGACGTCGCTGCTCGTCGCCTGTCAGGGCGCGGGCGCGGTGGTGGCCGCCGTCGTCGTGGGCACGCTCGCGGACGCGCTCGGCCACCGCAAGCTCCTGGGCTTCGCCGCCATGTCCATCGGCGTGGTGTCCGCGCTGTACTGGATGTCCCCCACGCTCACCGTGGCCGCGGCCGTCATCTTCCTGCTCGGCGCCAACTACCTCACGCTGATGAGCGGCCTGCACGCCTTCGCCACCTCGCGTGTTCCCCGGGACATGCAGGCGCGCGTCAGCAGCCTCTACAGCATGGTGCTCGGCGGAGGGTACGCCGCGGGCGTCTGGGCGCTGGGCGCGCTCTCGGACCGCGTGGGCGTGCGCTTCGTCACCGTCACCGCCAGCGTCATCTTCCTGGCCCTGGTGCTGACGCTGCGCCTGCTCAGCCCGCGCAGCTTCGACGACTCGCGCGCCTGA
- a CDS encoding alpha/beta fold hydrolase, translated as MPIRPSVLALSALLLAAPPALAQSKAPVEPLGTALEGLPSAFPVQYLSTQVEGQDVRLAYLDVKPTARANNRTVVLLHGKNFFGAYWEPTIRALTAAGFRVVAPDQLGFGRSSKPDVHYSFHTLASLTKQVLDSLGIKQAVILGHSMGGMLATRFALMYPQATERLILENPIGLEDYREKAPWQPTEAYYKEQLAVTEESTRKYHHTYYVKWKPEYDVWVQVLYRQTLSGDYPRLAQVAAETSQMIYEQPVVHEFPLVKPRALVVIGQEDRTFIGRGKVPADVAATLGQYPQLGKKTAQAIPQATLVELPGVGHIPHIEAPEKFHAAVLDFLAK; from the coding sequence ATGCCCATCCGTCCATCCGTCCTGGCCCTGTCCGCCCTTCTCCTGGCGGCCCCTCCCGCCCTCGCCCAGTCCAAGGCCCCCGTCGAGCCGCTCGGCACCGCGCTCGAGGGTCTGCCCTCCGCGTTCCCCGTGCAGTACCTGTCCACCCAGGTCGAAGGTCAGGACGTCCGCCTCGCCTACCTGGACGTGAAGCCCACCGCGCGCGCGAACAACCGCACCGTGGTGCTCCTGCACGGCAAGAACTTCTTCGGCGCCTACTGGGAGCCCACCATCCGCGCGCTCACCGCCGCGGGCTTCCGCGTCGTCGCCCCGGACCAGCTCGGCTTCGGCCGCTCGTCCAAGCCCGACGTCCACTACAGCTTCCACACCCTCGCGTCGCTCACCAAGCAGGTGCTCGACTCGCTCGGAATCAAGCAGGCCGTCATCCTCGGCCACTCCATGGGCGGCATGCTCGCCACCCGCTTCGCCCTCATGTACCCGCAGGCCACCGAGCGCCTCATCCTCGAGAACCCCATCGGCCTCGAGGACTACCGCGAGAAGGCCCCGTGGCAGCCCACCGAGGCCTATTACAAAGAGCAGCTCGCCGTGACGGAGGAGTCCACCCGCAAGTACCACCACACGTACTACGTGAAGTGGAAGCCCGAGTACGACGTCTGGGTCCAGGTCCTCTACCGCCAGACGCTCAGCGGTGACTACCCGCGCCTGGCCCAGGTCGCCGCCGAGACCTCGCAGATGATCTATGAGCAGCCCGTCGTCCACGAGTTCCCCCTCGTCAAGCCGCGCGCCCTCGTCGTCATCGGCCAGGAGGACCGCACCTTCATCGGCCGCGGCAAGGTGCCCGCCGACGTCGCCGCCACCCTCGGCCAGTACCCCCAGCTCGGGAAGAAGACCGCTCAGGCCATCCCCCAGGCCACCCTGGTGGAGCTGCCCGGCGTGGGCCACATCCCCCACATCGAGGCCCCCGAGAAGTTCCACGCCGCCGTGCTCGACTTCCTCGCGAAGTAG